The following nucleotide sequence is from Brassica napus cultivar Da-Ae unplaced genomic scaffold, Da-Ae ScsIHWf_2634;HRSCAF=3386, whole genome shotgun sequence.
GATATAAATTGGGCTTTGATGGGCCTGATTAGAGTAAGCCTAGTTACAAATATGATTTTACTGGCCCTAATTATGTAAGCCCAATAAAAGAAACGGCGTCGTTTGTTTCAGATGAGGAAGTCTCTGGTTGGTTGCGTTGATCGTTATGAGTGACTAAACTAATTTGACAATTCAACGATGAGGAGCGAGGAAACTAATAAAAACTATGAACATTATATGAAACGGGTAAGtttattattatacatatatgaGACTCTTCAAAACCATGAGGTTGAACATTATTCAATCTCGTGATTGAAATGGTCTGATGCAAGGAAAACAGCTTTAAATTCCTGTCGTAGACGAAATCTCAAGAAATTGATAAAAGAGTAAAAGACAATCCcaactacaaaataaaaattaaatgaaatccAGAATGTAATCAACTCGTGCGTAATAATATGACCATAGATACCCAAATGACCATAACACCCTTTCCGAAACGGGAAACAAATCACTGCTTCACGCGTCATTAGGTCGCAAATCTCGAGGATAGAATCGTAAATTACCAAAGATAAAAAGTTTCCCAAAATaaaaggagaaagaaagagaagaccCAAACTCGCAAAAAAGGCATCGGAATCAAAGAATCCGATTGCACGTTTTAACAGAACATTTCTTTCCCTTTCTCTCATCACTTTCCCGGGAAAGAATCTCTGTTCCGTCGTCAATCCTTCTCTCGAACAAACGAGAAAGAGAACTAATCTTAACCCCCAACTTCGTGAGCTTCACTTTTCCAACCCGTGATTTGTTGACCCGACCAATTCGGCTGGTAATAGCGTGTTGATTCCACGTGTTTGTTCTTTTCATTTGTTTGCTTTGATTAGTGTGGATCTCACAAGACGGTTAACATCTAACTAAATCGATTTTCATAAGAGCGTTGACGATTCTTAAAAGGTTTGGTTTCTTCTATATTCTCCACCACTGTAGAAAATGGCTAACCAAGACCGGTCATCGAGACGGAGCTTAACCGTCACGACTTCGTCATTGCACGGGAAGAACAAATCCATGGACATCAGCGAACGAGGCCTCGACACTGGCCGGAGATCTCTTAATATTTCACGTTCCACTTTGTAAGTCTCTTCCTTCAGTCTCAATCTTATATATAAACCGTAGTAATCAAGAAGCCTTTAGCTCCTCAGGGCCGGTCCGGAGCGTAGACAAGTGAAACATTTGTCCATAGCCCGAACATAACCAGAGGTCAGGCCGGCCCTGAGATTTTGGGGGCCGTGGCCGTGTCTATGTAAGATTGGGGCTTATttgtatgtaatttttttcaaaaactttggAAGTCTGTTGCGAATATTTCATCTAGCATGACCCAGGACCGGTCTTGCCAGAAGTCATTAGCTCAATTGGAAAGGACCCGGACCATTGTGTCAGAGGTTTCCAGTTCTGTAGGAAGAAACTAATATTGCATGTTGTGGTTTCGGACCTCGGGAATTAGGGGTTCGGTAACCTCCtggtaatttaaaaaaaaaaattgcatacaTGAAAGTCCAtccaaatttgttaaaaaaaattatcttttactAAATTGCATACAGTCTCTAAAATCTCAGAATTGGCCCGTCTCCTTAggattctttagtttatgtgttGGCGTTGTAATGTTGATTTATCAGGCATGATTTGGGTTCCTTtggtaacaagtaaagtaaacTAGTcctagttgttgttgttgtttcttttcattGAAGCTAATGTGATCATTTTGATATGGCTGCAGGGGTTTAACAGGAGGGGAGAGAACTGTCAAACGTTTAAGGCTATCGAAAGCTCTTACAGTACCTGCAACTACAACTATTTACGAAGCCTGTAAAAGAATGGCGTCTCGCAAAGTTGACGCCTTGTTGTTGACTGACTCTAACGAAATGCTCTGTGGCATTCTTACTGACAAGGTAAAGGTTTGAAAACACTACTATACTTGTTGTTCCTATGCATCGTTTTTATTggggttttcttcttctttcaggACATAGCTACAAGAGTGATCTCACAGGAGATTAATGTGGAGGAAACACCTGTTTCAAAGGTTATGACTAGGAACCCAATGTTTGTTCTTTCGGAAACACTTGCTGTTGAAGCGCTCCAAAAGATGGTCTTAGGTTTGTAGCTGTTTGCCTTTTGAGGTTAAGATGTTTCCTGGCGTTATAGATTCTTGATTTTGTTTAAACTCTGCAGGTAAATTCAGACATCTGCCTGTTGTTGAAAACGGCGAAGTTATTGCTTTGTTAGATATAGCAAAGTGTTTGTACGATGCGATTGCTCGTATGGAGAGAGCAGCTGAGAAAGGTAAAGCCATAGCTGCTGCCGTTGAAGGTGTTGAAAGAAGTTGGGGAACAAACACTTCAGGTGTGCGAGCGAGAAACTGAACCTTTACTTACAACTCCAATCtcattttgttgatttttttgttttcatgtaGTTCCAAACAACTTCATTGAAACGCTACGAGACCGGATGTTTAGACCTTCTTTGTCAACACTTATACCAGATGATTCAAAGTAGGtaatctcttccttttttttctaattagaTTTCTTATTACAACGTTCTTGAGTGTGTTTAAGTTTTGACAATGGTGTGCTTGTTCAGGGTTTTGAAAGTCTCACCAGACGATACAGTGTTGACTGTAGCAAAGAAGATGGTTGAGTTTCAGTTAAGCTGTGCGGTCGTGATGGTCGAGGACAAGCTTCGAGGGATTTTTACGTGAGTTCTCCCACCTTCCCTTCAGATACTATAATAGATTAGTGACGTAAGTAACTCTCTTGTCTTTCTCTTTGTTTCTCAATTTATATAGTTCTAAGGATATACTGATGCGGGTTGTGGCTGAGAATCTTCCTCCATCTGAGACTACAGTGGAACAGGTAGGATTAAGATATTTAGTCTCCTTTTTCAAGCTTATCTATTATTCAAGTTTCGAGGTTAATCGTTTGTTCTTATTGGTGAATGCATAGGTTATGACTGAGAATCCAGAATCTACGTCAGTTGACACACCAATCGTTGAAGCTCTGCACATCATGCACGAGGGGAAGTTCTTACACCTTCCTGTTACAGACAAAGGTAAAGTTTCTGTTACATT
It contains:
- the LOC125601717 gene encoding CBS domain-containing protein CBSCBSPB1-like codes for the protein MANQDRSSRRSLTVTTSSLHGKNKSMDISERGLDTGRRSLNISRSTLGLTGGERTVKRLRLSKALTVPATTTIYEACKRMASRKVDALLLTDSNEMLCGILTDKDIATRVISQEINVEETPVSKVMTRNPMFVLSETLAVEALQKMVLGKFRHLPVVENGEVIALLDIAKCLYDAIARMERAAEKGKAIAAAVEGVERSWGTNTSVPNNFIETLRDRMFRPSLSTLIPDDSKVLKVSPDDTVLTVAKKMVEFQLSCAVVMVEDKLRGIFTSKDILMRVVAENLPPSETTVEQVMTENPESTSVDTPIVEALHIMHEGKFLHLPVTDKEGDVVAVVDVIHVTHAAVATAGTTAGIGNEETNTMMQKFWDSAMELSPNEEDEDTRSESSLKVASEAETGRSLPLANTFSFKIEDKNHRMHRFISDTRSLTEVVTAILQRVGSDIDPDNLPQILYEDEDHDKVLLASDSDLQAAIDHAKSIGWKSLRLYLDDSKGGKGRRRAKVSGESMEFVHTDAWAAAYSGVAAGAALVAGLGFMAYLKRAGQ